From Streptomyces yatensis, one genomic window encodes:
- a CDS encoding MerR family transcriptional regulator has product MRLAELSERSGVPTATIKYYLRERLLPPGERITATTSEYGEEHLRRLRLVRSLIQVGRMPVATAREVLEAAEDESLSQNTRMGAAVWALPHGPEPDEDDPHAARAREQVDTVLRRMDWSYGQELGDTSPAYRMLVAAIASLDRLGYPHDTEHLLVHARLAGELAVADLDLVETYDTPPERIEAVVALTVLYEPVLLSLRRLAQTEESGRRFAE; this is encoded by the coding sequence ATGCGACTGGCGGAGCTCAGCGAGCGCAGCGGAGTGCCCACCGCGACGATCAAGTACTACCTGCGCGAGCGGCTGCTGCCGCCGGGAGAGCGGATCACCGCCACCACGTCGGAGTACGGCGAGGAGCATCTGCGCCGGCTGCGGCTGGTGCGCTCGCTGATCCAGGTCGGCCGGATGCCGGTGGCCACCGCGCGCGAGGTGCTGGAGGCCGCCGAGGACGAGTCGCTCAGCCAGAACACCCGGATGGGAGCGGCGGTCTGGGCGCTGCCGCACGGCCCCGAGCCCGACGAGGACGATCCGCACGCGGCGCGGGCCCGGGAGCAGGTGGACACCGTGCTGCGGCGGATGGACTGGTCCTACGGCCAGGAGCTGGGCGACACCTCCCCCGCCTACCGGATGCTGGTCGCGGCCATCGCCTCGCTGGACCGCCTGGGCTATCCCCATGACACCGAGCACCTTCTGGTGCACGCCCGGCTGGCGGGTGAACTGGCCGTCGCCGACCTGGATCTGGTGGAGACCTACGACACCCCGCCCGAGCGGATCGAGGCGGTGGTGGCGCTGACGGTGCTCTACGAGCCGGTGCTGCTCAGCCTGCGGCGGCTCGCGCAAACCGAGGAGTCCGGGCGCCGCTTCGCGGAGTGA
- a CDS encoding fumarylacetoacetate hydrolase family protein has protein sequence MRIARFSIDGNVAFGVVEGEPSDQDGPVIDIIKGHPFAEFERSGQKVPLSKVRLLPPVLPNKVVGIGRNYAEHAAELGNEVPDVPVVFFKPSTSVIGPGDPITYPSFSSEVHYEAELAVVIGRMCREVPRDRVKDVILGYTCGNDITARDAQRSEKQWARAKGFDASCPLGPWVETDIDLTRAADLGIMCTVNGEQRQLGRTSEMVRPIEDLIVHITEAMTLLPGDVVLTGTPAGVGPLSVGDEVAVTIEGIGTLTNKVIKRG, from the coding sequence GTGCGCATCGCCAGATTCTCCATCGACGGCAACGTCGCCTTCGGCGTGGTGGAGGGTGAGCCGTCCGATCAGGACGGCCCCGTCATCGACATCATCAAGGGCCACCCCTTCGCCGAATTCGAGCGCTCGGGCCAGAAGGTCCCGCTGAGCAAGGTCCGGCTGCTGCCGCCCGTCCTGCCGAACAAGGTCGTCGGAATCGGCCGCAACTACGCCGAGCACGCGGCGGAGCTGGGCAACGAGGTCCCCGACGTCCCGGTCGTCTTCTTCAAGCCGTCCACCTCCGTGATCGGCCCCGGCGACCCCATCACGTATCCCTCCTTCTCCTCCGAGGTGCACTACGAGGCCGAGCTGGCCGTGGTGATCGGGCGGATGTGCCGTGAGGTTCCGCGTGACCGCGTCAAGGACGTCATCCTCGGCTACACCTGCGGCAACGACATCACGGCCCGCGATGCCCAGCGGAGCGAGAAGCAGTGGGCGCGGGCCAAGGGCTTCGACGCCTCCTGCCCGCTGGGCCCCTGGGTGGAGACCGATATCGACCTGACGCGCGCCGCCGATCTCGGCATCATGTGCACCGTCAACGGTGAACAGCGTCAGCTCGGCCGGACGAGCGAGATGGTGCGCCCGATCGAGGATCTGATCGTGCACATCACCGAGGCGATGACGCTGCTCCCCGGCGACGTCGTGCTCACCGGCACTCCGGCGGGCGTCGGCCCGCTCTCCGTCGGCGACGAGGTCGCCGTCACCATCGAAGGCATCGGCACTCTCACCAACAAGGTGATCAAGCGTGGCTAG
- the ndgR gene encoding IclR family transcriptional regulator NdgR, with the protein MDNTSGVGVLDKAALVLSALESGPATLAGLVGATGLARPTAHRLAVALEHHRMVARDMQGRFILGPRLAELAAAAGEDRLLATAGPVLTHLRDVTGESAQLYRRQGDMRICVAAAERLSGLRDTVPVGSTLPMKAGSAAQVLMAWEEPERLHRGLQGARFTATALSGVRRRGWAQSIGEREPGVASVSAPVRGPSNRVVAAVSVSGPIERLTRHPGRMHAQAVIDAAARLTDALRRGN; encoded by the coding sequence ATGGACAACACTAGCGGCGTCGGCGTTCTCGACAAGGCGGCTCTGGTCCTGAGCGCCCTGGAGTCCGGCCCGGCCACCCTCGCCGGACTGGTCGGGGCGACCGGTCTCGCCCGCCCCACGGCACACCGGCTCGCGGTCGCACTCGAGCACCACCGGATGGTGGCACGCGACATGCAGGGACGCTTCATTCTGGGCCCCCGCCTGGCCGAGCTGGCGGCGGCTGCGGGCGAGGACCGGCTGCTCGCCACGGCCGGTCCGGTGCTCACCCATCTCCGGGACGTCACCGGCGAGAGCGCCCAGCTCTACCGGCGCCAGGGAGACATGCGCATCTGTGTCGCCGCGGCCGAGCGGCTGTCCGGACTGCGGGACACCGTGCCGGTCGGCTCCACCCTCCCGATGAAGGCCGGCTCGGCCGCCCAGGTCCTGATGGCCTGGGAGGAGCCGGAGCGGCTGCACCGCGGACTGCAGGGGGCCCGTTTCACCGCCACGGCCCTGTCCGGCGTACGACGGCGGGGCTGGGCCCAGTCGATCGGCGAGCGGGAGCCCGGCGTGGCGTCCGTCTCGGCGCCCGTGCGCGGCCCGTCCAACCGCGTGGTCGCCGCCGTCTCGGTCTCCGGACCGATCGAGCGGCTGACCCGCCACCCGGGCCGGATGCACGCCCAGGCCGTCATCGACGCGGCGGCCCGCCTGACCGACGCCCTCCGCCGAGGGAATTGA
- a CDS encoding DUF4188 domain-containing protein, whose protein sequence is MGTELFAGRMTAEAEGEVTVFLIGMRINRFRALRSWLPVFKAMPRMLRELSQDEGSGMLSYQLLFGPPRVLYVVQYWDSHEKLLEYASAQDKEHRPAWAAFNRRIREGRGKVGFWHETYVVPAGAHEAIYLNMPAFGLGKATGVVPVGRRGDRAADRLSLKRA, encoded by the coding sequence ATGGGTACCGAGCTGTTCGCCGGCCGTATGACCGCCGAGGCCGAGGGGGAGGTCACCGTCTTCCTGATCGGCATGCGCATCAACCGCTTCCGGGCGCTGCGCAGCTGGCTGCCGGTCTTCAAGGCGATGCCGCGGATGCTCCGCGAGCTGTCGCAGGACGAGGGGAGCGGAATGCTGAGCTATCAGCTGCTGTTCGGCCCGCCCCGGGTGCTCTATGTCGTCCAGTACTGGGACTCGCACGAGAAGCTGCTGGAGTACGCGTCGGCCCAGGACAAGGAGCACCGTCCCGCCTGGGCGGCGTTCAACCGCCGGATACGGGAGGGCCGGGGCAAGGTCGGCTTCTGGCACGAGACCTATGTCGTACCGGCCGGGGCGCACGAGGCGATCTACCTCAACATGCCGGCGTTCGGCCTGGGCAAGGCCACCGGGGTCGTCCCGGTCGGCCGCCGCGGTGACCGCGCGGCCGACCGGCTGAGCCTGAAGAGGGCGTGA
- the gltX gene encoding glutamate--tRNA ligase, protein MASASPSAPVRVRFCPSPTGNPHVGLVRTALFNWAFARHHGGTLVFRIEDTDAARDSEESYTQLLDAMRWLGFDWDEGPEVGGPHEPYRQSQRMDLYREVADKLLEAGHAYRCYCTAEELEERREAARKAGRPSGYDGTCRTLTAEQIAAYEAEGRASIVRFRMPDEPITFTDLVRGELTFTPENVSDYGIVRANGAPLYTLVNPVDDALMEITHVLRGEDLLSSTPRQIGLYRALAEIGVGPGTVPEFGHLPYVMGEGNKKLSKRDPQASLNLYRERGFLPEGLLNYLSLLGWSLSADRDVFSPAEMVEAFDISGVNANPARFDLKKAEAINADHIRLLDVKAFIEACEPWLKAPHAPWSPDAFDAAAFAALAPLAQTRLTVLSDITANVDFLFLDEPVQDEASWTKAMKPGADALLASVRTRLAEADWDAETLKAAVLAAGEEHGLKLGKAQAPLRVAVTGRTVGLPLFESLEVLGRERTLARVDAALAKLAG, encoded by the coding sequence GTGGCTAGCGCATCCCCCTCCGCCCCCGTCCGAGTTCGTTTCTGTCCCTCGCCGACCGGCAACCCCCATGTCGGCCTGGTCCGCACGGCCCTGTTCAACTGGGCCTTCGCCCGTCACCACGGCGGCACCCTGGTGTTCCGCATCGAGGACACCGACGCGGCGCGCGACTCCGAGGAGTCCTACACCCAGCTGCTGGACGCCATGCGCTGGCTGGGCTTCGACTGGGACGAGGGCCCCGAGGTCGGCGGTCCGCACGAGCCCTACCGCCAGTCGCAGCGGATGGACCTCTACCGCGAGGTCGCGGACAAGCTGCTGGAGGCGGGCCACGCCTACCGCTGCTACTGCACCGCCGAGGAGCTGGAGGAGCGCCGCGAGGCGGCCCGCAAGGCCGGCCGGCCCTCCGGCTACGACGGCACCTGCCGCACCCTGACCGCCGAGCAGATCGCCGCGTACGAGGCCGAGGGGCGCGCCTCGATCGTGCGCTTCCGGATGCCGGACGAGCCGATCACCTTCACCGACCTGGTGCGCGGTGAGCTGACCTTCACCCCCGAGAACGTCTCGGACTACGGCATCGTGCGGGCCAACGGCGCGCCCCTCTACACGCTCGTCAACCCCGTGGACGACGCGCTGATGGAGATCACGCATGTGCTGCGCGGCGAGGACCTGCTCTCCTCCACCCCGCGGCAGATCGGGCTCTACCGGGCGCTCGCCGAGATCGGTGTGGGCCCCGGCACGGTGCCCGAGTTCGGCCATCTCCCGTATGTGATGGGCGAGGGCAACAAGAAGCTCTCCAAGCGCGACCCGCAGGCCTCGCTGAACCTCTACCGGGAGCGCGGCTTCCTCCCCGAGGGACTGCTCAACTACCTCTCCCTGCTGGGCTGGTCGCTCTCCGCCGACCGGGACGTCTTCTCGCCGGCGGAGATGGTCGAGGCGTTCGACATCTCGGGGGTGAACGCCAACCCGGCGCGTTTCGACCTCAAGAAGGCCGAGGCGATCAACGCGGACCACATCCGGCTGCTGGACGTGAAGGCGTTCATCGAGGCGTGCGAGCCCTGGCTGAAGGCCCCGCACGCGCCGTGGTCCCCGGACGCCTTCGACGCGGCCGCCTTCGCGGCGCTGGCCCCGCTGGCCCAGACCCGGCTGACGGTCCTGTCCGACATCACCGCGAACGTGGACTTCCTCTTCCTCGATGAGCCCGTCCAGGACGAGGCGTCCTGGACCAAGGCGATGAAGCCGGGCGCGGACGCGCTCCTGGCCTCGGTCCGTACCCGGCTCGCCGAGGCGGACTGGGACGCCGAGACCCTGAAGGCCGCGGTCCTCGCGGCCGGCGAGGAGCACGGCCTCAAACTGGGCAAGGCCCAGGCCCCGCTGCGGGTCGCGGTCACCGGCCGTACGGTCGGACTGCCGCTGTTCGAGTCCCTGGAGGTCCTGGGGCGCGAGCGCACGCTGGCCCGGGTGGACGCGGCGCTGGCGAAGCTGGCCGGATAA